In Dehalococcoidales bacterium, the following proteins share a genomic window:
- a CDS encoding serine/threonine-protein kinase, with protein sequence METINLQRAWQIGNPIASGGFGKVYEAKADDGSPAVIKLVPKSPGASRELLFEELSGLPNIMPVLDTGEWKEYYVIVMPRAEKSLRQHLQTSGGKLGFDETIIVLTDVAQGLASLNAGVVHRDLKPENVLFYNRHWCLTDFGISRYAEATTAPDTHKFSMTPPYAAPEQWRGERATHATDVYAFGVMAFELLQGRLPFPGPDFRDQHLHQAPPVINGVPPSFASLANECLFKAQAARPTPANILIRLQATRKPALPGAGKLQAVNKAVVEKENAHQAMVSAQQSREAARRELFNAAEQSFGVIRESLKQRVLESAPATTVSETRGLNMKLGDGALIVDPVQAAPADCLKAYDYAPIFDVIAYTAITARKPRDHYDYEGRAHSLWYCDAHDEGIYRWYELAFMVGVFHGERGILNPFAMPPNEGAAGAFTSVMGTARQIAWQPVPFNQGNEEQFFERWLACFAGAVDGSISMPSHMPEQSGGRYRQARRRS encoded by the coding sequence ATGGAGACAATTAACCTCCAAAGGGCATGGCAGATTGGTAACCCGATAGCCAGCGGTGGCTTCGGCAAGGTCTACGAGGCCAAGGCGGACGACGGCTCTCCCGCCGTCATCAAACTCGTGCCGAAGAGTCCAGGAGCCAGCCGAGAATTGCTTTTCGAGGAACTATCGGGCTTGCCAAATATCATGCCCGTCCTAGACACAGGGGAATGGAAGGAATACTACGTAATCGTGATGCCTCGCGCGGAGAAGTCGCTCCGGCAGCACCTCCAAACGTCAGGCGGAAAGCTCGGATTCGACGAGACAATAATCGTGTTGACTGACGTGGCACAGGGGCTTGCCTCGCTCAATGCCGGAGTCGTTCATCGCGACCTCAAGCCGGAGAACGTCCTCTTCTACAACAGACATTGGTGCCTGACAGACTTCGGTATTTCCCGATATGCCGAGGCGACTACCGCGCCCGATACCCACAAGTTCTCGATGACGCCGCCGTATGCTGCACCGGAGCAATGGCGCGGGGAGCGAGCGACACATGCAACGGACGTCTATGCGTTTGGTGTCATGGCCTTTGAGCTTCTACAGGGCAGGCTCCCGTTCCCAGGACCCGATTTCCGCGACCAGCACCTTCACCAAGCCCCTCCGGTCATCAACGGCGTCCCGCCTTCGTTTGCCAGCCTTGCGAACGAGTGCCTCTTCAAGGCACAGGCGGCTCGTCCCACGCCTGCGAACATCCTTATACGCCTGCAGGCCACCCGTAAACCTGCATTACCGGGCGCGGGAAAGCTCCAGGCCGTGAACAAGGCCGTTGTCGAAAAAGAGAACGCCCACCAGGCGATGGTGTCTGCCCAGCAGTCGCGGGAGGCGGCAAGGCGCGAGCTTTTCAATGCCGCCGAGCAGTCATTCGGAGTTATCCGAGAGTCGCTCAAACAACGGGTTCTTGAATCCGCACCTGCGACCACAGTCTCCGAAACACGGGGCTTGAATATGAAGCTCGGAGACGGCGCTCTAATCGTTGACCCCGTCCAGGCAGCACCAGCCGATTGCCTTAAGGCTTATGATTATGCACCCATTTTCGACGTAATCGCGTATACGGCCATAACCGCACGCAAGCCGCGCGACCATTACGATTACGAGGGGCGTGCTCATTCGCTGTGGTATTGCGACGCCCATGACGAGGGCATCTACCGATGGTACGAACTCGCCTTCATGGTTGGGGTGTTTCACGGCGAACGGGGCATACTAAACCCGTTTGCGATGCCCCCGAACGAGGGAGCCGCAGGAGCTTTCACGTCGGTCATGGGTACAGCACGCCAGATAGCATGGCAACCAGTACCATTCAACCAGGGCAACGAAGAGCAATTCTTCGAGCGCTGGCTGGCTTGTTTCGCTGGCGCGGTGGACGGTTCCATTAGCATGCCGTCCCACATGCCGGAACAATCAGGCGGAAGGTATAGGCAGGCACGCCGCCGCTCTTAG
- a CDS encoding helix-turn-helix transcriptional regulator, whose translation MSRFEVTGEELRVKRVLARLTLAEVAEMAGMSASRLCNYENGVHKPNEESLKRVADAIGRLSKFGRTIHDGGNRLLLKPKGNTGRVKVYRMPPLLRQ comes from the coding sequence ATGTCAAGGTTCGAAGTGACGGGGGAAGAACTTAGGGTTAAGAGGGTGCTGGCACGGCTCACGCTGGCCGAGGTCGCGGAGATGGCGGGGATGTCGGCAAGCCGCCTGTGCAACTATGAGAACGGCGTCCATAAACCCAACGAAGAATCCCTGAAGAGGGTGGCGGACGCCATAGGCAGGCTTTCCAAGTTTGGTAGGACAATACATGACGGCGGGAACAGGCTGCTTTTGAAACCGAAGGGCAACACTGGCAGGGTGAAGGTCTACAGGATGCCGCCGCTTCTCCGGCAATGA
- a CDS encoding Mu-like prophage major head subunit gpT family protein, whose protein sequence is MLTSFRAIFTGAFTEADKKAAWRALCLLVDSTGEKESYNWLEAVPSMSEWKDTRVISGMSAKGYEITNKNYEGTIEVDRNVIEDDRYGLIAPRVRQLAVRCANHPAKLVYQLLNAGSGTKTFDGVNFFSDTRAFGKSGNLDNIIDGAYAADGDKIRAGIAAAVERMRNFRDDRGEYLDLVPDTIACSAVMELPIRNALLPAVAGTERAEAELIKNIIVSPYLTSGATAGHDFYLLATQNELKPMLFQTRKKPELVALDRPDSDENFMSRRIFYGVAGRYAAALLEPRCAVMVDCSD, encoded by the coding sequence TTGCTCACGAGCTTCCGCGCCATATTCACAGGCGCGTTCACCGAGGCCGACAAAAAGGCTGCCTGGCGTGCGCTGTGCCTGCTGGTGGACAGCACCGGCGAAAAAGAGAGCTATAATTGGCTTGAGGCCGTTCCCTCGATGAGCGAATGGAAGGACACCCGCGTCATATCCGGCATGTCCGCCAAGGGTTACGAGATAACCAATAAAAACTATGAAGGCACCATCGAAGTCGACAGGAACGTCATCGAGGATGACCGTTACGGGCTTATCGCGCCCCGCGTTCGCCAACTGGCGGTGAGATGCGCCAACCACCCGGCCAAGCTGGTTTACCAGCTTCTCAACGCCGGGTCAGGCACCAAGACCTTCGACGGCGTCAACTTCTTCAGCGACACCCGCGCCTTCGGCAAGAGCGGCAACCTGGACAACATCATCGACGGGGCCTACGCCGCCGACGGCGACAAGATACGGGCGGGGATAGCGGCGGCGGTGGAGCGCATGCGAAACTTCCGCGATGACCGCGGGGAATACCTTGACCTCGTGCCCGACACCATAGCGTGCTCGGCGGTGATGGAACTGCCGATACGCAACGCCCTGTTGCCTGCTGTTGCCGGAACCGAACGGGCGGAGGCGGAGCTTATAAAGAACATCATCGTCAGCCCTTACTTGACCAGCGGCGCGACCGCGGGTCATGACTTCTACCTGCTGGCGACCCAGAACGAGCTAAAGCCGATGCTCTTTCAGACGCGGAAGAAGCCGGAACTGGTGGCGCTGGACAGGCCAGATAGCGACGAGAACTTCATGTCCCGGCGCATCTTCTACGGCGTCGCCGGCAGATATGCCGCCGCGCTCCTCGAACCCCGTTGCGCTGTGATGGTGGACTGCTCCGACTAG
- a CDS encoding tyrosine-type recombinase/integrase gives MDTEKAIDTLRKLPDESRRLVVSLIEQLAAAKGVSLAADYTEPLENIGKWATRMTVEGKTKRTIDFYMYYARKFLEAYPRPTRLDVQEYLAGRLGEGVSQSAVKNMQKSVVSLFKFLHEEGLWPEDITEKLKGIKVAKTEKYVPPLADVERVLAVRWARKADAAKMRLLIVLLMETGLRITEAVTIEKGKVDLEARTVEVLGKGNKVRKVPLSEPIVAYLTRYMEDYTSESPYLFPGEGKLGHWGIHNADKDLKKACIRAGIVPFTPHALRHLFATSALRNGAKLEVISRILGHASVGITGDVYRHVDMGEMQREVDRFGPMAEK, from the coding sequence ATGGACACTGAAAAAGCGATAGACACGCTGAGGAAACTTCCGGACGAGAGCCGGAGGCTGGTCGTGTCTCTTATAGAGCAACTGGCGGCCGCCAAGGGCGTGAGCCTGGCCGCCGATTACACGGAACCTTTGGAGAACATCGGGAAGTGGGCTACGCGGATGACCGTCGAGGGCAAGACGAAACGGACAATCGACTTCTACATGTATTACGCCAGGAAGTTCCTGGAGGCATACCCCAGGCCGACGAGGCTGGACGTCCAGGAATACCTAGCAGGCAGGCTGGGCGAGGGCGTCTCGCAGTCCGCCGTCAAGAACATGCAGAAGTCCGTGGTCAGCCTCTTCAAGTTCCTGCACGAGGAAGGCCTGTGGCCGGAGGACATCACGGAAAAGCTCAAGGGCATCAAGGTGGCCAAGACGGAAAAGTACGTTCCTCCGCTGGCCGACGTGGAGAGGGTGCTGGCCGTCAGGTGGGCACGCAAGGCGGACGCCGCCAAGATGCGCCTGCTGATAGTGCTGCTGATGGAGACCGGGCTGCGCATCACCGAGGCGGTCACCATCGAGAAAGGGAAGGTAGACCTGGAGGCGAGGACGGTGGAGGTCCTGGGCAAGGGCAACAAGGTGCGTAAGGTCCCGCTGTCGGAGCCTATCGTCGCCTACCTCACGCGATACATGGAGGACTACACATCGGAGTCGCCCTACCTGTTCCCGGGCGAGGGGAAGCTGGGGCACTGGGGGATACACAACGCGGACAAGGACCTGAAGAAGGCCTGCATCCGGGCGGGCATCGTGCCGTTCACGCCTCATGCTCTAAGGCACCTGTTCGCCACATCGGCGTTGAGGAACGGAGCCAAGCTGGAGGTCATCTCGCGGATACTCGGCCACGCCAGCGTCGGCATAACGGGGGACGTATACAGGCACGTGGACATGGGCGAGATGCAAAGGGAAGTCGACAGGTTCGGGCCGATGGCGGAGAAGTAA
- a CDS encoding polyprenyl synthetase family protein, which produces MLSLSKVIDSINSDLSKVEDSLKSVGEVQDSHLSELLGYSLGIGGKRIRPILTLLSGKFYSNDLRYLVPMATSVELLHTATLVHDDVIDKSAVRHGRPTVNDIWGENKAIIFGDYLFAKAGELCASTGNLRVVKLFSQTLGMMSIGEMNQAFDTFNLNQTREQYLDRICKKTASLFVLATESGAILSQAPEQSIKILREYGYNLGMAFQIVDDLLDFLSTEDKLGKPVGSDLAQGTLTLPVILILEYHPEDSLIQKYFENRGDLETKERVLESIRVSPIIQECYDIAASYCTKACRNLGLLPNSVSCQALTDIADYIVKRKN; this is translated from the coding sequence GTGCTATCGCTTAGCAAGGTAATAGACTCGATTAATAGTGACTTATCTAAAGTAGAGGATAGCCTGAAATCGGTCGGGGAGGTTCAAGACAGCCATCTATCAGAATTGTTAGGCTATTCTCTAGGGATTGGTGGAAAACGAATTCGCCCCATCCTCACCTTATTATCAGGGAAATTTTATAGCAATGACCTCCGTTATTTAGTACCGATGGCAACATCGGTTGAGCTACTGCATACTGCGACTCTGGTTCATGATGATGTCATCGACAAATCGGCAGTCCGTCACGGCCGCCCAACTGTAAATGATATCTGGGGAGAAAACAAGGCGATTATCTTCGGAGATTATCTGTTCGCTAAGGCAGGAGAGCTTTGTGCAAGTACTGGGAATCTACGCGTGGTAAAGCTCTTTTCTCAAACACTGGGGATGATGTCTATCGGCGAGATGAATCAGGCTTTTGACACCTTCAATCTAAACCAAACTCGTGAGCAGTATTTGGACAGGATTTGTAAAAAAACCGCCTCTCTATTCGTTCTTGCGACAGAGTCTGGGGCTATCTTGAGCCAAGCTCCAGAACAGTCGATTAAAATTCTGAGAGAGTATGGCTATAACCTGGGTATGGCTTTCCAAATTGTGGACGACCTCCTGGATTTTCTTAGTACTGAAGATAAACTGGGCAAACCGGTAGGCTCAGACTTGGCACAGGGGACTCTTACCCTACCGGTAATACTTATTCTTGAATATCACCCTGAAGATAGTCTGATACAGAAGTATTTTGAGAACCGAGGTGATCTGGAAACGAAGGAGCGAGTTTTGGAGTCAATCCGCGTTTCCCCGATTATTCAAGAATGTTACGACATTGCTGCGAGTTATTGTACCAAAGCGTGCCGGAATCTTGGTCTATTACCAAACAGTGTAAGTTGCCAGGCACTCACAGACATTGCGGATTATATAGTCAAGCGTAAGAACTAG